The Synechococcales cyanobacterium T60_A2020_003 DNA segment GCTGGCTTCCTCACAAAGACGTTTGCGGTCGTTATGGTGCAGCAAGTGGCAACCGTCGTTCTTTTTCTCGTCTGTTTTGGATGGGACTTGGGGCGATCGCGTCCGTCACGTTCCGGAGATTACAGGAGTTTACCCTTTGAATGAGAATGGGTATGCCACAACGACTTTCCAGACACGAAAGACAAGGGCGATTGCTGTATTTGGCGATCGCTCTTCTTCCATTAGTGGGCAGTTTTTTCATCGCCCATGGTCTACCGCTCAAGCTACCGGGATGTCCGCTCATGCACTTCATCGGTATTCCCTGTCCGGCTTGGGGACTAACCCGCTCGTTTTTGGCAATGGCCCGGGGAGACTGGACCCAGGCGATCGCCTTTCATGCCTTTGGCCCGGTTATTGCCC contains these protein-coding regions:
- a CDS encoding DUF2752 domain-containing protein, which translates into the protein MPQRLSRHERQGRLLYLAIALLPLVGSFFIAHGLPLKLPGCPLMHFIGIPCPAWGLTRSFLAMARGDWTQAIAFHAFGPVIALGFLWLGLRTAIELIRGYKMSDPFSFYLRQPRIQILCFLVLLSYHATRLYTLWQTGNLPL